The following coding sequences are from one Verrucosispora sp. WMMD573 window:
- a CDS encoding LacI family DNA-binding transcriptional regulator: protein MTGAQRPTLEAVARRAGVSRATVSRVVNGSTTVAEPIQEAVRQAVAELGYVPNLAARTLVTQRTDSIALVMPEEATRVFSDDQVFPGIIRGAAQELEAADKQLVLMLAGSPAGHERVARYTTGRHVDGVLFASLHGADPLPARLSALGIPVVCSGRPLDGADVPYIDVDQVGGVTRAVRHLIDSGRRRIATIAGPQDMVAGIERLAGYRDTVTAAGLTEMVAVGDFTRESGAAAMRELLAAHPDLDAVFAASDLMAHAALRTLRAAGRRVPEDVAVIGFDDIETAAYTDPPLTTVRQPIVELGRQGTRLLLRLAAGDQVEPALILPTELIIRESA, encoded by the coding sequence ATGACGGGGGCACAGCGGCCCACTCTGGAAGCGGTGGCACGACGGGCCGGTGTGTCCCGGGCCACCGTTTCCCGGGTGGTCAACGGCTCGACCACGGTCGCCGAGCCGATCCAGGAGGCGGTCCGTCAGGCGGTCGCCGAGCTGGGGTACGTGCCGAACCTGGCCGCACGCACCCTCGTCACCCAGCGGACCGACTCGATCGCCCTGGTGATGCCGGAGGAGGCCACCCGGGTCTTCTCCGACGACCAGGTCTTCCCGGGGATCATCCGGGGCGCCGCGCAGGAGTTGGAGGCCGCGGACAAGCAGCTGGTGCTGATGCTGGCCGGGTCGCCGGCCGGGCATGAACGGGTCGCCCGGTACACCACCGGCCGGCACGTCGACGGGGTGCTGTTCGCCTCGCTGCACGGGGCTGATCCGCTGCCCGCCCGGCTGTCGGCGCTGGGCATCCCGGTGGTGTGCAGCGGCCGACCGCTCGACGGGGCGGACGTGCCGTACATCGACGTCGACCAGGTCGGCGGGGTCACCCGCGCGGTGCGGCACCTGATCGACAGCGGCCGACGTCGGATCGCCACCATCGCCGGTCCGCAGGACATGGTCGCCGGCATCGAGCGGCTGGCCGGCTACCGGGACACCGTCACCGCCGCCGGGCTGACCGAGATGGTGGCGGTCGGCGACTTCACCCGCGAGTCCGGCGCGGCGGCGATGCGCGAGCTGCTCGCCGCCCACCCCGACCTGGATGCCGTCTTCGCCGCATCGGACCTGATGGCCCACGCCGCCCTGCGTACGCTGCGTGCGGCGGGACGGCGGGTGCCCGAGGACGTCGCGGTGATCGGCTTCGACGACATCGAGACGGCCGCGTACACCGATCCGCCGTTGACCACCGTCCGGCAACCGATAGTGGAACTGGGTCGGCAGGGCACTCGGCTGCTGCTTCGCCTCGCCGCCGGCGACCAGGTAGAGCCGGCGCTCATCCTGCCCACCGAGCTGATCATCCGCGAATCCGCCTGA
- a CDS encoding sensor histidine kinase, whose protein sequence is MSRFVAYVALCRAMLLGRLALTLAAVGVGIRLVDDPWQAGGALLLVTVTTCVQVTVLGRWPSVIRWRLGFLAVDAFIMIAVLVVSQGQVAFFCYSAGFAALTGALLGIRALPLWIAVAGLGLAVATHLLRTGGPADSIAAPFVLAFPMMNIVCGYGAAVLTAALTRYLDASIAAVASAYHSAAASERARLARELHDSVAKTLRGVSFAAVALPTLLRRQPDLAEELANTVSVGADTAIREARELLTGLRRDPLDRPLAAHLRELCRDWTERTGIAMQLDAADVEEPTPAARYELSQITAEALENVARHAAATLVNVSLREREGHVELTISDDGVGFAPPGELTTLSTMGSFGIIGMTERAQAVGGTLRLDSHAGTGTRVVARVPLPAAAGVTTTPSSGWRP, encoded by the coding sequence ATGAGTCGATTCGTCGCGTACGTCGCGCTGTGCCGAGCCATGCTGCTCGGCAGGTTGGCGTTGACGCTGGCGGCGGTCGGCGTCGGTATCCGGCTTGTCGACGATCCCTGGCAAGCGGGTGGTGCTCTGCTGCTCGTCACCGTCACCACATGCGTGCAGGTCACCGTGTTGGGCCGCTGGCCGAGCGTCATTCGGTGGCGGTTGGGTTTCCTGGCCGTTGACGCCTTCATCATGATCGCGGTGCTGGTGGTCAGCCAGGGACAAGTGGCCTTCTTCTGTTATTCCGCCGGCTTCGCCGCGCTCACCGGCGCCCTGTTGGGGATCCGCGCACTACCCCTGTGGATCGCCGTCGCCGGGCTCGGGCTCGCCGTGGCGACCCACCTGCTGCGGACCGGCGGGCCGGCGGACTCCATCGCGGCACCGTTCGTACTGGCTTTTCCGATGATGAACATCGTCTGCGGGTACGGTGCGGCCGTGCTGACTGCGGCCCTGACCCGCTACCTCGACGCCTCGATCGCAGCGGTCGCCAGCGCCTACCACTCGGCGGCGGCTTCGGAGCGGGCACGGTTGGCACGCGAGTTGCACGACTCGGTCGCGAAGACGCTGCGCGGTGTTTCCTTCGCTGCCGTCGCCCTTCCCACCCTGCTCCGCCGCCAACCCGACCTGGCCGAGGAACTCGCCAACACCGTCTCCGTCGGAGCCGACACCGCTATCCGCGAGGCTCGCGAACTGCTCACCGGACTGCGCCGGGATCCGCTGGACCGGCCGCTCGCCGCTCATCTGCGCGAGCTGTGCCGGGACTGGACAGAGCGGACCGGGATTGCGATGCAGCTCGACGCCGCCGACGTCGAGGAGCCGACACCGGCAGCTCGGTACGAGTTGAGCCAGATCACGGCCGAGGCGTTGGAGAACGTCGCCCGGCACGCCGCGGCCACACTGGTCAACGTGAGCCTGCGCGAACGGGAGGGACACGTGGAGTTGACCATTTCCGACGACGGTGTGGGCTTCGCGCCGCCCGGCGAGCTCACTACGCTGTCCACAATGGGCAGCTTTGGCATCATCGGGATGACCGAGCGCGCCCAAGCGGTCGGTGGCACGCTGCGGCTCGACTCTCATGCCGGAACGGGCACCCGGGTGGTCGCCCGGGTACCACTTCCGGCCGCCGCCGGTGTCACCACCACCCCGTCCAGTGGATGGCGACCGTGA
- a CDS encoding response regulator transcription factor, whose amino-acid sequence MATVIEVMLVDDNPIVRMALRGYLASADDITVVGEAPDGRSAVTMAARLRPDVTLLDHRMPIADGLSVVSQLTEHSRILVLTSDDADELIAGMLRGGARGYLVHGEFDPAELLRAVRAVADGQGWLSPRGASVTISVLREQAAREEEDAERTQHDQARRAAFGLTPREQEVMALLCAGHANAAIARRLLLTEKTVKNHLANIFTKLHATNRTEAVVRWTGRQ is encoded by the coding sequence ATGGCGACCGTGATCGAAGTCATGCTCGTGGATGACAACCCCATCGTCCGGATGGCCCTACGCGGCTATCTCGCCAGCGCCGACGACATCACCGTGGTCGGTGAAGCGCCCGACGGACGGAGCGCGGTGACCATGGCGGCACGTCTCCGTCCGGACGTGACCCTGCTGGATCACCGGATGCCGATCGCCGACGGCCTCAGCGTGGTCAGCCAGCTCACGGAACACTCTCGCATCCTCGTCCTGACCAGCGACGACGCCGACGAGCTGATCGCCGGGATGCTACGCGGCGGCGCCCGCGGCTATCTGGTGCACGGTGAGTTCGATCCGGCCGAGCTGCTGCGCGCGGTCCGGGCAGTGGCTGACGGACAGGGCTGGCTCTCGCCGCGCGGCGCCTCGGTCACCATCTCGGTGCTCCGCGAGCAGGCCGCCCGCGAGGAGGAGGACGCGGAACGGACGCAGCACGACCAGGCCCGGCGGGCGGCATTCGGGCTGACCCCGCGCGAGCAGGAGGTGATGGCGCTGCTCTGCGCCGGGCATGCCAACGCGGCGATCGCCCGTCGCCTGCTGCTGACCGAGAAGACGGTGAAGAACCATCTTGCGAACATCTTCACCAAACTGCACGCCACCAACCGCACCGAGGCAGTCGTACGGTGGACGGGCCGCCAGTAG
- a CDS encoding sigma-70 family RNA polymerase sigma factor has translation MDIETRPSSDADAVRRMRAIFAANAHPLYAFLLRLTRGQRELAEDLLQETMLRAWRRLAELPTEAETVRRWLFIVARHLVIDAVRARAARPTEIYGVDVAWLPSAENAFDEIVDRFALADALRQLTPEHRAVLVELYYGGASVAETANRIGIPEGTVRSRSFYALRAARGVLGRVDELVS, from the coding sequence GTGGACATCGAGACACGCCCGTCGAGCGACGCCGACGCCGTTCGCAGGATGCGGGCCATCTTCGCCGCGAACGCGCATCCGCTGTACGCGTTCCTGTTGCGCTTGACCCGGGGGCAGCGTGAGCTCGCCGAGGACCTGCTCCAGGAGACCATGCTGCGGGCCTGGCGCCGGCTGGCAGAACTTCCGACCGAGGCGGAGACCGTACGTCGGTGGCTCTTCATCGTCGCGCGGCACCTGGTGATCGACGCCGTCCGGGCCCGTGCTGCCCGACCGACGGAGATCTACGGGGTCGACGTGGCGTGGCTGCCGTCAGCTGAGAACGCCTTCGACGAGATCGTCGACCGGTTCGCGCTGGCCGACGCGCTTCGCCAACTCACCCCCGAACACCGCGCCGTGCTGGTCGAGCTGTACTACGGCGGCGCCTCGGTCGCCGAGACGGCCAATCGGATCGGCATTCCGGAGGGGACAGTGCGGTCGCGCTCGTTCTACGCCCTGCGGGCCGCGCGGGGAGTCCTCGGCCGGGTCGATGAACTGGTGTCCTGA
- a CDS encoding DUF4913 domain-containing protein — MTEVAERHQEQPAAMTVGPPAPPPPPAPRFIYHLDDEEYDDALAHLCIWVEHVLLPTYGREVTSSLPWCPQWWNHAEAVAQLHALWLTWQELTGHLGGPLGPANWHRDYLGPVMTTLRDPAGPFAGCKAGAHRAKTSPAVEMFAVDS, encoded by the coding sequence ATGACGGAGGTGGCCGAGCGACACCAGGAGCAGCCGGCGGCGATGACCGTAGGCCCGCCGGCACCGCCGCCTCCGCCCGCGCCGCGCTTCATCTACCACCTCGACGACGAGGAGTACGACGACGCCCTGGCTCACCTGTGCATCTGGGTCGAGCACGTCCTGTTGCCGACGTACGGACGGGAGGTCACCTCGTCCCTGCCCTGGTGCCCGCAATGGTGGAATCATGCCGAGGCGGTTGCTCAACTACACGCCCTCTGGCTGACCTGGCAGGAGTTGACCGGCCACCTCGGTGGGCCGCTCGGCCCGGCCAACTGGCATCGGGATTATCTGGGCCCGGTGATGACCACCCTTCGTGACCCGGCTGGGCCATTCGCCGGCTGCAAGGCCGGAGCGCATCGAGCCAAGACATCGCCCGCTGTAGAGATGTTCGCCGTCGATTCCTGA
- a CDS encoding glycoside hydrolase family 19 protein, with protein sequence MALGKVRAAGQATKSLTKFDSAQLLWLIISVVGMFPLVVLAMLALIVLLVIFAMAGGSQMTSSAPDSAAASEPATSTNALIQLAGGDGRGTFDGTEVPDQNLVAPIKAAARKCDLLTPVIIAAQIDHASGFDAELEGPQGRAGLSQLTPEVFEEFGEDDDDSGDASVLDAEDSIHAHARYFCHLATETRRLLTEREAVGDHLTLTLMAWDIGLEGVKVQGGMPVLALGSYPFQIRGLFAKYTTDDDEPDADADTDADADASAPDPDATASSGSEEPEGSPDADGETLLSGSDFAAMFPGRNSFYSYAGLTDAMRKFPAFASTGNAQTRKRELAAFLANIDHESGGLVHVEEINRAAWGNYCDSGQPYGCPAGQTAYHGRGPIQLSWNTNYKAAGDALGLDLLNQPDLVKTDSSVAWQTALWFWMTQSGAGTTTAHSAITGGGGFGETIRTINGALECGGGNPAQVRARVEAYRRLAATLNVDPGADNTLTC encoded by the coding sequence ATGGCACTCGGGAAGGTGCGCGCGGCCGGTCAGGCGACGAAGTCGCTGACCAAGTTCGACTCGGCGCAGCTGCTCTGGCTGATCATCTCGGTGGTAGGGATGTTCCCGCTGGTGGTGCTGGCGATGTTGGCGCTGATCGTCCTGCTGGTCATCTTCGCGATGGCCGGCGGGTCACAGATGACCTCATCCGCACCCGACTCCGCAGCCGCCAGCGAGCCGGCGACCAGTACCAACGCGCTGATCCAGTTGGCGGGCGGAGACGGCCGGGGCACCTTCGACGGGACTGAGGTGCCGGACCAGAACCTGGTGGCACCGATCAAGGCCGCCGCCAGGAAGTGCGACCTGCTCACCCCCGTGATCATCGCGGCCCAGATCGATCACGCGTCCGGGTTCGACGCGGAGCTGGAAGGCCCGCAGGGGAGGGCGGGACTCTCCCAGCTGACGCCCGAAGTGTTCGAGGAGTTCGGCGAGGACGACGACGACAGCGGCGATGCGTCGGTGCTCGACGCGGAGGATTCGATCCACGCCCACGCCCGTTACTTCTGCCATCTGGCCACGGAGACCAGGCGGCTGCTGACGGAGCGCGAGGCGGTCGGCGACCATCTGACCCTGACCCTGATGGCCTGGGACATCGGTCTCGAAGGTGTGAAGGTCCAGGGCGGCATGCCCGTCCTCGCCCTGGGCAGCTATCCGTTCCAGATTCGCGGGCTCTTCGCGAAGTACACCACCGATGACGACGAACCTGACGCCGACGCCGACACGGATGCCGACGCGGACGCCTCAGCGCCGGATCCGGACGCGACCGCGTCGTCCGGATCGGAGGAGCCGGAGGGCTCCCCGGACGCGGACGGGGAGACGCTGCTCAGCGGGTCGGACTTTGCTGCCATGTTTCCCGGCCGGAACTCCTTCTACAGCTACGCCGGACTGACCGACGCGATGCGCAAGTTTCCCGCCTTCGCGAGCACGGGGAACGCGCAGACCCGCAAGCGGGAACTTGCCGCCTTCCTGGCCAACATCGACCACGAATCCGGTGGTCTGGTGCACGTCGAGGAGATAAACCGGGCTGCCTGGGGGAACTACTGCGACAGCGGCCAGCCCTACGGATGCCCGGCCGGACAGACGGCCTACCACGGGCGCGGGCCGATCCAGCTCAGCTGGAACACCAACTACAAGGCCGCGGGTGATGCGCTCGGGCTGGACCTGCTCAACCAGCCCGACCTGGTGAAGACCGACTCGTCGGTGGCGTGGCAGACCGCGTTGTGGTTCTGGATGACCCAGTCCGGCGCCGGCACGACGACCGCGCACTCCGCGATCACCGGTGGCGGGGGATTCGGCGAGACGATCAGGACCATCAACGGTGCGCTGGAATGCGGTGGCGGGAACCCGGCGCAGGTGCGGGCACGGGTCGAGGCGTACCGGCGCCTCGCCGCCACGTTGAACGTCGACCCTGGGGCAGACAACACGCTTACCTGCTAG
- a CDS encoding TraM recognition domain-containing protein yields the protein MSRPGGIGGDYLPWLIPGVALLNLVIFVLLWLGGTLAAVLTGHGWQLPPFTMDVYLNLLGGATEEVWPGLPSHLAYGGAVTLVLLGSAPVAGLIRGLVRHLRQPRGLARAAELSALTGKGIEARARELRPGLKGVSRLRPDDTGNLLGDLVPAGPELRSSYEDVELDLMAPRSGKSTGIAVPRVLRAPGAVLLTSNKSDVFTVTRQERSRAGLVWTFDPQGIAYAEREMWWDMLSGCDTIEGARRLAGHFVSSVNDDSSKKDFWIAAAQNTLTALFLAASRSGASINEMLAWLADPADRTPIDLLRDLEMTAMADQLQGTVRGAVETRDGIYETARQCVACLLDPEIVAWVSPDPQLPQFIPDEHVLGRDTLYLLSKDGGGSAAGVTAGLADAVIRAGVVAAERMGGRLDPPMTAVLDEAANVCRISDLPDLYSHLGSRGISVVTLLQSYRQGVRVWGEVGMDALWSAATIKLLGAGLDDADFVDKVAKLVGQHDVRTPSYSRSRDGSSRSVSYRQEQVLPADKIRALPKGTALLLATGIRPALIQLRPWYREPHAGPIAVAAKAEVQAITERAAARWQRRDSRQVG from the coding sequence GTGAGCCGCCCGGGTGGGATCGGCGGCGATTACCTGCCGTGGCTGATTCCCGGAGTCGCGCTGCTCAACCTGGTGATCTTCGTGTTGCTGTGGCTCGGTGGCACCCTCGCCGCAGTGCTCACCGGGCACGGCTGGCAGCTGCCGCCCTTCACGATGGACGTCTATCTCAACCTGCTCGGCGGTGCCACCGAGGAGGTCTGGCCGGGGCTGCCGTCCCACCTGGCCTATGGCGGGGCGGTCACGCTCGTCCTGCTCGGGTCCGCGCCGGTGGCCGGCCTCATCCGTGGGCTCGTCCGCCACCTCCGGCAGCCCCGTGGCCTCGCCCGGGCCGCTGAACTCAGCGCCCTGACGGGCAAGGGAATCGAGGCTCGCGCCCGTGAGTTGCGTCCCGGGCTGAAGGGCGTCTCCCGGCTACGCCCGGATGACACCGGCAACCTACTCGGTGACCTCGTGCCGGCCGGACCGGAGCTGCGCTCCTCCTACGAGGACGTCGAGCTGGACCTGATGGCTCCGCGCTCCGGCAAGTCCACAGGTATCGCCGTGCCACGTGTCCTACGGGCGCCCGGAGCGGTCCTGTTGACGTCGAACAAGTCCGACGTGTTCACCGTCACCCGGCAGGAGCGGTCGAGGGCCGGCCTGGTCTGGACCTTCGACCCGCAGGGCATCGCGTACGCCGAGCGCGAGATGTGGTGGGACATGCTCAGCGGATGCGACACCATCGAGGGAGCCCGACGGCTGGCCGGGCACTTCGTCAGCTCCGTCAACGACGACTCGTCCAAGAAGGACTTCTGGATCGCGGCGGCCCAGAACACGCTTACCGCGCTCTTCCTCGCCGCCTCCCGCAGTGGTGCATCCATAAACGAGATGCTGGCCTGGCTCGCCGACCCCGCCGACCGTACGCCGATCGACCTGCTCCGCGACCTTGAGATGACGGCCATGGCCGACCAGTTGCAGGGCACGGTGCGCGGCGCCGTCGAGACCCGCGACGGCATCTACGAGACCGCCCGGCAGTGCGTCGCCTGCCTGCTCGATCCGGAGATCGTGGCCTGGGTGAGCCCTGATCCGCAGCTGCCGCAGTTCATTCCGGACGAACACGTCCTCGGCCGCGACACCCTCTACCTGCTCTCCAAGGACGGTGGCGGCTCCGCCGCCGGGGTGACCGCCGGCCTGGCGGATGCCGTGATCCGTGCCGGAGTGGTGGCTGCCGAGCGCATGGGCGGGCGGCTGGATCCGCCGATGACCGCCGTTCTGGACGAGGCCGCCAACGTCTGCCGCATCTCCGACCTGCCCGACCTCTACAGCCACCTCGGCTCCCGGGGGATCAGCGTGGTGACCCTGTTACAGAGCTATCGGCAGGGCGTCCGGGTCTGGGGCGAGGTGGGGATGGACGCGCTGTGGAGCGCGGCCACCATCAAACTGCTCGGTGCCGGACTGGACGACGCCGACTTTGTCGACAAGGTCGCCAAGCTGGTCGGCCAGCACGATGTGCGTACCCCGAGCTACTCCCGTTCCCGGGACGGGTCGTCGCGGTCGGTGTCGTACCGGCAGGAGCAGGTGCTGCCGGCGGACAAGATCCGGGCTCTGCCGAAGGGCACCGCCCTGTTGCTGGCAACCGGAATCCGGCCGGCCCTGATCCAGCTACGCCCCTGGTATCGGGAGCCCCATGCCGGGCCGATCGCGGTGGCGGCGAAGGCCGAGGTGCAGGCCATCACCGAACGTGCCGCGGCGAGGTGGCAGCGCCGCGATTCCCGTCAGGTCGGCTGA
- a CDS encoding ATP/GTP-binding protein: MTPTGGARPPDLGAGWPRHASGSVTAMSDLVVPAAEAQDREPDETGSQTPRALRRARRQQAQQEAAEQRYLRRLAKANTDDAVPHRGSYLLGGGRVAPLDPPTMWRATTVQACGLWPFASGSGAPMTGIPLGQHLHSGATVCGDPLNWFTRARYISNPSLFMLGMPGLGKSTLINRMLIGLSAQGVVPLVLGDLKPDYADTVRALGGQVISIARGVGGLNILDPGAMGMAAARIGGQAGQALAAETHGRVLNMVAALLTIVRGTPISDHEQSVLSACLRHLRERTTVGQTFRLPDLLTVLEEGPPRVRQVTLDRGQEARYRDAVDPLHRSLLGILDGPLGDTFAAQTSTRIDPDATAVCIDISRIGEADGQLTAAAMLAAWSDGLGTVAASHALADAGLAPRRWFFTVLDELWRPLRAASGIVDRIDALTRLNRSLGLADAKITHTLKDAEALGSEADKAKARGFVERAGMVACAGLPRAEMEDLGRVVGLSRREIELVSSWSSPPGWAQDGGNEEPPGRGRFLIKVGGRPGIPIRVAITDAERHLHDTNTRWIANGEAERLLAERAALVRAVTGGDLPHLGAVTTVQAHRRHDEPGRR, from the coding sequence GTGACGCCCACCGGCGGTGCCCGGCCGCCGGATCTCGGTGCCGGCTGGCCGAGACACGCCTCCGGATCGGTCACGGCGATGTCCGACCTGGTGGTACCGGCGGCGGAGGCACAGGACCGGGAACCCGACGAGACAGGCAGCCAGACTCCCCGGGCGCTGCGGCGGGCCCGCCGACAGCAGGCCCAGCAGGAGGCAGCCGAGCAGCGGTATCTGCGGCGGCTGGCCAAGGCCAACACGGACGACGCCGTGCCGCACCGTGGCTCGTACCTCCTCGGCGGAGGTCGGGTGGCACCGTTGGATCCGCCCACCATGTGGCGGGCCACCACCGTGCAGGCATGTGGGCTCTGGCCCTTCGCCTCCGGCTCCGGCGCACCGATGACCGGCATCCCGCTCGGACAGCACCTGCACTCCGGGGCGACCGTCTGCGGTGACCCGCTCAACTGGTTCACCCGGGCCCGGTACATCTCCAACCCGTCGCTGTTCATGCTGGGGATGCCCGGTCTCGGCAAGTCGACGCTGATCAACCGGATGCTGATCGGGCTGAGCGCCCAGGGCGTGGTGCCGCTGGTGCTCGGTGACCTGAAACCCGACTACGCCGACACCGTTCGGGCCCTCGGCGGTCAGGTCATCTCCATCGCCCGTGGCGTCGGGGGACTGAACATCCTGGACCCGGGTGCGATGGGTATGGCGGCGGCGCGGATCGGTGGGCAGGCGGGGCAGGCACTGGCCGCCGAGACCCATGGCCGCGTCCTCAACATGGTCGCGGCGTTGCTCACCATCGTCCGGGGCACGCCGATCAGTGACCACGAGCAGTCGGTGCTCTCCGCCTGCCTTCGCCACCTGCGCGAACGCACCACGGTGGGGCAGACCTTCCGGCTGCCCGACCTGCTCACCGTGCTGGAGGAGGGGCCGCCTCGGGTGCGGCAGGTGACCCTCGACCGTGGGCAGGAGGCCCGCTACCGCGACGCCGTGGACCCGCTGCACCGATCACTGCTCGGCATCCTCGACGGCCCGCTGGGTGACACCTTCGCCGCGCAGACCTCGACCAGGATCGACCCGGACGCCACCGCGGTTTGCATCGACATCTCCCGCATCGGTGAGGCGGACGGGCAGTTGACCGCCGCCGCGATGCTCGCGGCATGGTCGGACGGTCTGGGTACGGTGGCCGCCTCACACGCCCTGGCCGACGCGGGACTAGCACCCCGGCGCTGGTTCTTCACAGTTCTCGACGAACTGTGGCGACCGTTGCGCGCGGCCTCGGGCATCGTCGATCGGATCGACGCCCTCACCCGGTTGAACCGGTCGCTCGGTCTCGCCGACGCGAAGATCACCCACACGTTGAAGGACGCCGAGGCGCTGGGGTCGGAGGCGGACAAGGCCAAGGCCCGGGGTTTCGTCGAGCGCGCCGGCATGGTGGCCTGCGCCGGTCTGCCCCGAGCCGAGATGGAGGATCTGGGCCGGGTGGTGGGGCTGTCCCGGCGTGAGATCGAGCTGGTCTCGTCCTGGTCGTCACCGCCGGGCTGGGCCCAGGACGGCGGAAACGAGGAACCGCCCGGCCGGGGCCGGTTCTTGATCAAGGTAGGCGGTCGTCCCGGTATCCCGATCCGGGTCGCGATCACCGACGCCGAACGCCACCTGCACGATACGAACACCCGCTGGATCGCCAACGGTGAGGCGGAACGGCTGCTGGCCGAGCGGGCCGCCTTGGTGCGCGCGGTGACCGGCGGAGACCTACCCCACCTCGGAGCCGTTACCACAGTTCAGGCCCACCGGCGACATGACGAACCGGGGCGTCGGTGA
- a CDS encoding SCO6880 family protein, whose protein sequence is MVSTTAESLKTPTYGNWRRPRKAGLGSLGLVGTVGLFGALVLVLISSMVSLNAAVVVGLPFAVLLAPLALRTQDGRNVYDMAAVRIGWLRRRSKRQHLYAAGPLSTRPGGRFRPPGLLSRVTMIEGRDPYDRPFGVLHHRNRNQYTIVLSCEPDGGSLVDPDQVDTWVALWGEWLSRLSHEPGLRGASVVIETAPDPGTRLATEVLGRLSPNAPLAARAVMEEVVQTYPDASSEMNTFLTLTYSAPGGARRDHDAMLADLALRLPGVLGGLVAAGGGSAEPLSAERIAEVIRVAYDPAVAAEVLDVRAQHGGTGLEWADAGPAAAVETVTHYQHDSGISRSWLLTLAPRGTVRSGVLRSLLDPALGVRRKRVALVYRPIDPATSAKIVESDRRNAQFMANSTRGLVRARAISEIEAAEQTAAEEASGAGLVEFSMLVTLTVDSVADAREADVTMRNLLGATRIAMRPADRMQAAAFSCALPVGILPWEQTMIPHELREAL, encoded by the coding sequence ATGGTGAGTACGACAGCGGAATCCCTCAAGACACCGACGTACGGCAACTGGCGTCGCCCCCGCAAGGCCGGGCTGGGCTCGTTGGGCCTGGTCGGGACCGTCGGCCTGTTCGGTGCGCTGGTGCTGGTCCTGATCTCCTCAATGGTGTCGCTGAACGCGGCGGTGGTGGTGGGGCTGCCGTTCGCGGTGCTGCTGGCGCCACTGGCGCTCCGTACTCAGGACGGGCGCAACGTCTACGACATGGCGGCCGTCCGGATCGGTTGGCTACGCCGGAGGTCCAAGCGGCAGCACCTGTACGCCGCCGGACCGCTCTCGACGCGCCCGGGTGGCCGGTTCCGTCCACCCGGGCTGCTGAGCCGGGTGACCATGATCGAGGGACGCGACCCGTACGACCGCCCGTTCGGAGTGCTCCACCACCGCAACCGCAACCAGTACACCATCGTGCTCAGCTGCGAGCCGGACGGTGGTTCGCTCGTCGACCCCGACCAGGTCGACACCTGGGTGGCGCTCTGGGGCGAGTGGCTGTCCCGGCTGTCGCACGAGCCCGGACTGCGGGGCGCCTCGGTGGTGATCGAGACCGCACCGGATCCGGGCACCCGCCTCGCCACCGAGGTGCTGGGCCGCCTCTCCCCGAACGCACCGCTCGCCGCGCGGGCCGTGATGGAGGAGGTGGTGCAGACGTACCCGGACGCGTCGTCGGAGATGAACACCTTCCTCACCCTCACCTACTCGGCTCCCGGTGGGGCCCGGCGGGACCACGACGCGATGCTCGCCGACCTGGCGCTGCGGCTGCCGGGTGTGCTCGGTGGGCTGGTCGCGGCGGGTGGCGGCTCGGCGGAGCCGCTGTCGGCCGAGCGGATCGCCGAGGTGATCCGCGTCGCGTACGACCCGGCCGTCGCCGCAGAGGTGCTCGACGTTCGCGCCCAACACGGCGGCACCGGGCTTGAGTGGGCCGACGCCGGCCCGGCCGCCGCCGTCGAGACGGTCACCCACTACCAGCACGACTCCGGGATCTCCCGTAGCTGGCTGCTGACCCTGGCACCACGCGGCACCGTGCGATCCGGCGTGCTGCGTAGCCTGCTGGACCCGGCACTTGGCGTCCGCCGCAAACGGGTGGCCCTGGTCTACCGTCCGATCGACCCGGCGACCTCCGCCAAGATCGTCGAGTCGGATCGTCGGAACGCCCAGTTCATGGCCAACTCGACCCGTGGCCTGGTCCGGGCCCGTGCAATCTCCGAGATCGAGGCCGCCGAGCAGACGGCGGCGGAAGAGGCGTCCGGCGCGGGTCTGGTGGAGTTCTCGATGTTGGTGACGCTTACCGTCGACTCGGTCGCCGACGCCCGGGAAGCCGACGTGACCATGCGGAACCTGCTGGGCGCCACCCGCATCGCGATGCGCCCGGCCGACCGGATGCAGGCTGCCGCGTTCTCCTGCGCCCTTCCGGTCGGCATCCTGCCCTGGGAGCAGACGATGATTCCGCACGAGTTGCGGGAGGCGTTGTGA